One Peptostreptococcus equinus genomic window carries:
- a CDS encoding low molecular weight protein-tyrosine-phosphatase — MYKILFVCHGNICRSPMAEALFKDIIKKNKIENDFYVDSAATSYEAIGESVHHGTRDKLADYGISVDGMYSRKLKKIDFDDFDYILTMDKNNMNNIKREFGSYDKTKVIQFLSFAGNNRDIADPWYTGNFNQTYDDILESCLSFLKYLGYNIKY, encoded by the coding sequence ATGTATAAAATACTTTTTGTTTGCCATGGAAATATTTGTAGATCACCAATGGCAGAAGCCCTATTTAAGGATATAATAAAGAAAAACAAAATAGAAAATGACTTTTACGTTGATTCTGCAGCTACTTCTTATGAAGCAATTGGAGAATCCGTTCATCATGGAACTAGAGATAAGCTTGCTGACTATGGCATTTCAGTAGATGGAATGTACTCAAGAAAATTAAAGAAAATCGATTTTGATGACTTCGATTATATTTTGACTATGGATAAAAATAATATGAATAATATAAAAAGAGAATTTGGTTCATATGATAAGACAAAGGTTATTCAATTTTTATCATTTGCAGGCAATAATAGAGATATAGCTGATCCTTGGTATACTGGCAATTTTAATCAAACCTATGATGATATTTTAGAATCTTGTTTAAGTTTTTTAAAATACCTAGGTTATAATATTAAATACTAA
- the xseA gene encoding exodeoxyribonuclease VII large subunit produces the protein MKIRPLEVWELNNYMKKLLNDDPILSNVKVSGEISNLKVHSSGNVYLSLKDEKTKVNCVILKRYYDKDIKLENGQKIIASGSINVYERDGAYQLYINKIEVEGMGNLYIEFLKLKAKLEKEGLFSHSHKKQIPKFPQNIGVITSPTGAVIRDIINVITRRYPKVNIKLYPVLVQGQNSAKSLIEALEFMDKREEIDTIIIGRGGGSLEELWSFNDEELARKIFECNKPVISAVGHETDFTICDFVSDMRAPTPSAAAEIATPDIKTLINKQNILMQRISNNVSQKAKYERQLLKSSINSISSKIEKNIIFERQLLKTNIKNISNHIERYEIYERNIDLDKIKEKLTNNIDMFIKLNKEKINLIAMGLGNLNPFSVMDRGYSVAEKNGRTIQTISDVEKNDLIDIVLKDGNLNCKVIDKIKRS, from the coding sequence ATGAAAATTAGGCCATTAGAAGTATGGGAATTAAACAATTACATGAAAAAACTTTTAAATGATGATCCTATTTTATCTAATGTCAAAGTTTCTGGAGAAATATCAAATTTAAAAGTTCATTCCTCTGGAAATGTATATTTGTCTTTAAAAGATGAAAAAACTAAGGTAAATTGCGTTATACTTAAAAGATATTATGATAAAGATATAAAACTTGAAAATGGACAAAAGATAATTGCAAGTGGCAGTATAAATGTATATGAAAGAGATGGTGCCTATCAATTATATATTAATAAGATAGAAGTAGAGGGAATGGGAAATTTATACATTGAGTTTCTTAAACTAAAAGCTAAACTTGAAAAAGAAGGTCTGTTCAGTCATAGCCATAAGAAACAAATACCTAAATTTCCACAAAATATAGGTGTGATTACATCTCCAACAGGTGCTGTAATCAGAGATATAATAAATGTTATAACTAGAAGATATCCTAAGGTAAATATAAAGTTATATCCAGTATTAGTTCAGGGGCAAAATTCTGCAAAATCATTAATTGAAGCCCTAGAATTTATGGACAAAAGAGAAGAAATTGATACTATTATAATAGGAAGAGGTGGAGGCTCCTTAGAAGAGTTGTGGTCATTTAATGATGAAGAGCTTGCTAGAAAGATATTTGAATGTAATAAACCAGTAATTTCAGCAGTAGGACATGAAACTGATTTCACTATATGTGATTTTGTGTCTGATATGAGAGCTCCTACACCTTCAGCAGCAGCAGAGATTGCTACACCAGATATTAAAACATTGATAAATAAACAAAATATTTTAATGCAGAGAATATCTAATAATGTAAGTCAAAAAGCAAAATATGAAAGGCAGTTACTAAAATCAAGTATCAATTCTATTTCTTCAAAAATAGAAAAAAATATTATTTTTGAAAGGCAACTTCTAAAGACAAATATAAAAAATATATCAAATCATATAGAAAGATATGAAATTTATGAAAGAAATATAGATCTAGATAAGATAAAGGAGAAATTAACTAATAACATAGATATGTTTATTAAGTTGAATAAGGAAAAAATTAATTTAATAGCTATGGGTCTAGGAAATTTGAATCCATTCTCTGTAATGGATAGGGGGTACTCAGTAGCAGAAAAAAATGGTAGAACAATACAAACGATAAGTGATGTAGAAAAAAATGATTTAATTGATATAGTCTTAAAAGACGGCAACTTAAATTGTAAGGTTATAGATAAGATAAAGAGGAGCTAA
- the xseB gene encoding exodeoxyribonuclease VII small subunit — protein sequence MEIENLSYEEAYNKMEEILKKLEDGNIKLDESLSLYEEGIHLYKHCTKMLNQAELKISKFNEMQEEVEV from the coding sequence ATGGAAATTGAAAATTTATCATATGAAGAGGCGTACAATAAAATGGAAGAAATTCTAAAAAAATTAGAAGATGGAAATATAAAGTTAGATGAATCCTTATCGCTATATGAAGAGGGAATACATCTATACAAACACTGTACAAAAATGCTTAATCAGGCAGAGCTTAAGATAAGTAAATTTAATGAAATGCAAGAAGAAGTAGAGGTGTAA
- a CDS encoding polyprenyl synthetase family protein — protein sequence MDFKASLSEKSKYIEEKIRIFAPKEEGYQKSVIEAMNYSLMAGGKRLRPILIMETYRLCGGKDDRFLPYSIAIEMIHTYSLVHDDLPALDNDDLRRGKPTNHKVYGEAMAILAGDALLNHAFQIMLEGSLKYDKPENSLRAAYEISKGAGIYGMIGGQVVDVESENKKIDKDKLDFIHLNKTAAMIVGSIRSGAILADSSEEKLEALSNYANNIGLAFQIIDDILDIEGDEKILGKHIGSDIDNEKSTYPSIIGMEESKKIAKKLIENAKSELEIFGENAEFLTNLADYIIARDK from the coding sequence ATGGATTTTAAAGCTAGTTTAAGCGAAAAGAGTAAATATATAGAGGAAAAAATAAGAATTTTTGCACCAAAAGAAGAAGGTTATCAAAAATCAGTTATAGAAGCAATGAATTATAGTTTGATGGCAGGTGGGAAAAGATTAAGACCAATATTAATTATGGAAACATATAGATTATGTGGTGGTAAAGACGATAGATTTTTACCATATTCAATAGCTATAGAAATGATTCATACTTATTCGTTAGTGCATGATGATTTGCCAGCACTAGATAATGATGATTTAAGAAGGGGAAAGCCAACTAATCATAAGGTATATGGAGAAGCTATGGCAATACTGGCTGGAGATGCATTATTAAATCATGCATTTCAAATAATGCTGGAAGGAAGCTTAAAATATGATAAGCCAGAAAACTCTTTAAGGGCTGCTTATGAAATATCAAAGGGTGCTGGTATCTATGGAATGATTGGTGGACAGGTTGTAGATGTTGAAAGTGAAAACAAAAAAATTGACAAGGATAAATTAGATTTTATCCATTTAAATAAGACTGCTGCTATGATTGTAGGATCAATAAGATCAGGAGCAATTTTAGCAGATAGCAGTGAAGAGAAACTAGAGGCATTAAGTAACTATGCAAATAATATAGGATTAGCATTTCAGATTATAGATGATATTTTGGATATAGAGGGAGATGAAAAAATATTAGGTAAGCATATAGGTAGTGATATAGACAATGAAAAATCTACTTACCCTTCAATAATTGGAATGGAAGAGTCTAAAAAAATTGCTAAAAAACTTATTGAAAATGCTAAGTCAGAACTTGAAATATTTGGTGAAAATGCAGAGTTCTTGACTAATCTAGCAGATTATATAATAGCAAGAGATAAATAA
- a CDS encoding divergent PAP2 family protein, with the protein MENLVDIFTNRILWVSIFSCFMAQFLKMFTGGVRKVDVGRIVISGGMPSSHSSLVTCMSTMVGMKYGFASDIFAISAVFSCIIMYDASGVRQAVGKQAAIINRLVEDWQQKKPIEHEKLKELIGHTQKQVFAGAILGIAIGLIF; encoded by the coding sequence ATGGAAAATTTAGTAGATATATTTACTAATAGAATTCTTTGGGTCAGCATATTTTCATGTTTTATGGCTCAATTTTTAAAGATGTTTACAGGTGGTGTAAGGAAAGTAGATGTAGGTAGGATAGTAATATCAGGAGGTATGCCTAGCTCACATAGTTCTTTGGTTACTTGTATGTCTACCATGGTTGGTATGAAATATGGATTTGCATCGGATATATTTGCTATATCAGCTGTATTTTCATGTATTATAATGTATGATGCCTCAGGTGTTAGACAGGCGGTTGGTAAACAGGCAGCTATAATAAATAGACTGGTTGAAGATTGGCAACAAAAAAAACCAATCGAGCATGAGAAATTAAAAGAATTAATAGGTCATACGCAAAAGCAAGTTTTTGCGGGGGCAATTTTAGGAATTGCAATTGGCCTTATATTTTAA
- the dxs gene encoding 1-deoxy-D-xylulose-5-phosphate synthase, which yields MYNFLDGVNSPNDIKKLNIKELEILAKDIRKFLVKNVSNTGGHLASNLGVVELTLALHKVFECPKDKFVWDVGHQTYVHKIITGRKRNFSTLRQYKGLSGFPKECESEYDMFDTGHSSTSVSAGLGMAVARDIKNEDYDVISIIGDGAFTGGMAMEAMNNLGFLKKNMVVVFNDNEMSIDKNTGAFSAYMSKIIHNTDTLSFKDRIDKIMNMTQVGGKISQKANKLTETLISSISPQECGLIDAMGIRYIGPIDGHDLSELIETFECLKYIDGPKFVHIKTVKGKGYKYAELTPEKYHGVGKFDYKVGVESSSKRSISAVVGQTLSQMAGYNDKIVAITAAMPSGTGLNYFEERHPNRYFDVGIAEQHAVTFAAGLSKMGMKPYFAVYSTFLQRAYDQLIHDVSINSRPVTFLIDRAGLVGNDGETHHGQFDLSYLNPIPNITVMAPKDTEELINMIKLSERIDSTVAIRYPRGNEYKFEASKYEFIDEYESEELSYYTIGKPEKIYDVFIDSTKRVCIFSIGNMLDDVCQAVANILKTSDDYSFKIYNARYLKPMDEEIYINAIQDADIVISVEDNVKTGGFSSNIEKIMSENNVYKELIKIAIPDAFVAHGSVDELKEEIGLSSRAIEKAISGIKSNI from the coding sequence ATGTATAATTTTTTAGATGGCGTTAATTCGCCTAATGATATAAAAAAACTTAATATTAAAGAATTAGAAATACTGGCAAAGGATATTAGAAAATTTTTAGTAAAGAATGTATCTAATACAGGGGGGCATTTAGCTTCAAATTTAGGAGTAGTTGAGTTGACTTTGGCTTTACATAAGGTTTTTGAGTGTCCAAAAGATAAGTTTGTGTGGGATGTTGGTCATCAAACATATGTACACAAAATTATTACTGGGAGAAAAAGAAACTTTTCAACACTTAGACAGTATAAAGGACTATCAGGATTTCCAAAAGAATGTGAAAGTGAGTATGATATGTTTGATACTGGTCATAGCTCAACATCTGTATCTGCAGGCTTAGGAATGGCTGTTGCAAGAGATATTAAAAATGAAGACTATGATGTTATTTCTATTATAGGCGATGGAGCTTTTACTGGCGGAATGGCCATGGAAGCTATGAATAATTTGGGATTTTTGAAAAAAAATATGGTAGTTGTATTTAATGACAATGAAATGTCTATAGATAAAAATACAGGTGCTTTTTCCGCATATATGTCTAAAATAATACACAATACTGATACCTTGTCTTTTAAAGATAGAATTGATAAGATAATGAACATGACGCAGGTAGGTGGTAAAATATCTCAAAAGGCAAATAAACTTACAGAGACATTAATATCTTCAATATCACCGCAGGAGTGTGGTTTGATAGATGCTATGGGAATTAGGTATATAGGACCTATTGATGGACATGATTTGAGTGAGTTAATAGAAACTTTTGAGTGTCTAAAATATATAGATGGTCCAAAATTCGTTCATATAAAGACTGTAAAGGGTAAGGGATATAAATATGCAGAACTAACACCAGAGAAATATCATGGTGTTGGCAAATTTGATTACAAGGTAGGTGTAGAATCATCTTCTAAAAGATCTATATCTGCGGTAGTTGGTCAAACTTTAAGCCAGATGGCAGGCTATAATGATAAAATAGTAGCCATTACTGCTGCTATGCCATCAGGCACAGGATTAAATTATTTTGAAGAAAGACATCCTAATAGATATTTTGATGTAGGAATAGCAGAACAACATGCGGTAACTTTTGCTGCGGGGCTATCTAAAATGGGAATGAAGCCTTATTTTGCTGTTTATTCAACATTTTTACAAAGAGCTTATGATCAGCTAATACATGATGTATCTATTAACTCAAGACCAGTAACTTTTTTGATAGATAGGGCTGGTTTGGTAGGTAATGATGGAGAGACTCATCATGGTCAATTTGACTTATCATATCTAAATCCAATACCTAATATTACTGTAATGGCACCTAAAGATACTGAAGAATTGATAAATATGATAAAGTTATCTGAGAGAATAGATTCAACTGTAGCTATTAGGTATCCAAGAGGCAACGAATATAAATTTGAAGCCAGCAAGTATGAATTTATTGACGAGTATGAATCAGAGGAATTAAGTTATTATACAATAGGTAAACCAGAGAAAATCTATGACGTATTCATCGATTCTACAAAGAGAGTATGTATATTTTCTATAGGAAATATGTTGGATGATGTCTGTCAAGCAGTAGCTAATATATTGAAAACAAGTGATGATTATTCATTTAAAATATATAATGCAAGATATCTAAAACCTATGGATGAAGAGATTTATATAAATGCTATTCAAGATGCTGATATTGTAATTAGTGTTGAAGATAATGTCAAAACTGGTGGTTTTTCAAGTAATATTGAAAAAATAATGTCAGAAAACAATGTATATAAAGAATTAATTAAAATAGCAATACCGGATGCTTTTGTTGCACATGGATCTGTGGATGAGTTAAAAGAAGAAATAGGTTTATCTTCAAGGGCAATAGAAAAAGCTATTAGTGGAATTAAAAGCAATATCTAA
- a CDS encoding TlyA family RNA methyltransferase — MKKRLDVLLVEKKIFESREQARRTIMAGDVFVDSQRVDKAGTNINEDAKIEIKGKKMPYVSRGGLKLEKALNNFDLDLHGAVCMDIGASTGGFTDCMLQNGAVKVYSVDVGYGQLAWKLRQDSRVICMERQNIRHLDIETIDPRPNFASIDVSFISLKLVLPKAWEILTDSGRIVALIKPQFEAGKDKVGKKGVVRDPKTHIEVIERVCNQACMLGFDILDLDYSPIKGPEGNIEYLIYLEKVDSILDANQEERLQEYIEDKSMLKKYESNIDTLKKVIISLVERSHTLDK; from the coding sequence ATGAAGAAGAGATTAGATGTTCTTCTAGTTGAGAAAAAAATTTTTGAAAGTAGGGAACAGGCTAGAAGGACTATAATGGCAGGAGATGTTTTTGTAGACAGCCAAAGGGTTGATAAGGCAGGAACAAATATAAATGAAGATGCCAAAATTGAAATAAAAGGCAAGAAAATGCCATATGTAAGTAGAGGAGGATTAAAGTTAGAAAAAGCTTTAAATAATTTTGATCTGGATTTACATGGTGCTGTATGTATGGATATAGGAGCGTCTACAGGAGGTTTTACTGACTGTATGCTTCAAAATGGTGCTGTAAAGGTATATTCTGTTGACGTAGGATATGGACAATTGGCATGGAAATTAAGGCAAGATTCAAGAGTAATTTGTATGGAAAGACAAAATATTAGACATTTGGATATTGAAACTATAGACCCTAGGCCCAATTTTGCATCTATAGATGTTTCTTTTATATCACTTAAGCTTGTATTACCAAAGGCGTGGGAAATATTGACAGATTCCGGTAGAATAGTAGCTTTAATAAAACCACAGTTTGAAGCTGGTAAGGATAAAGTTGGGAAAAAAGGCGTCGTAAGAGATCCAAAAACTCATATAGAAGTAATAGAAAGAGTTTGTAATCAAGCATGTATGCTTGGATTTGATATACTGGATTTGGATTATTCACCTATAAAGGGCCCAGAAGGAAATATAGAATATCTAATATATTTAGAAAAAGTAGATTCAATACTAGATGCTAATCAAGAAGAAAGATTACAGGAATATATAGAAGATAAATCAATGCTTAAAAAATATGAATCAAATATAGATACTTTAAAGAAAGTAATTATATCATTAGTAGAGCGATCACATACACTTGATAAGTAG
- the recN gene encoding DNA repair protein RecN, with the protein MIYELYIKNCALIEEARVNFENKLNILTGETGSGKSIVLGALNLCLGGKYDRSFIRKSCSEGQVELMLFTKNKSFIKALSDLNIDIDESGQVIVNRKLYEDGKTVAKVNGKNIRINDLKNLMSHIVDMHGQNQNQVLYNKEKHIEFLDLFSKDKIKVSIEKYSKEYDRYLDIKGQIKSLNDNKSEQELQREIDLLKFQIEEIEAANLNEDNYQDLLKKKDIFENSEKIYKELAYCFEILHEKESNAIDLLGTVSNSTQRVANFDDNLGQIYELSERVMIDSQELSYQIRNYMESLNFEPYMLEEIQESLDVVNNLRRKYGDTIEEIFKYLDKIKNRLSDIENRTEKNEKLNKELIEQEKRLSKVADQLTVKRQEMAVLLENSLKEELISLNMKNTRFKVMFNKIVYNDQGQDDVEFFVSFNIGENLNPLNKVASGGEMSRFVLAFKKILSDVDKIETMVFDEIDIGISGRAAQIVGEKLSAIAREKQIICITHLPQIASFADQHYYIEKNVENKRTYTNVSVIEDRKQEIARLISGKIISKKTLEHADEMIKLANEIKKFGGK; encoded by the coding sequence ATGATTTACGAATTGTATATCAAAAATTGTGCACTTATTGAAGAAGCGAGAGTAAACTTTGAGAATAAACTTAATATACTCACTGGTGAGACTGGATCTGGTAAGTCGATAGTGCTTGGGGCTTTGAATTTGTGTTTGGGTGGCAAGTATGATAGGTCATTTATAAGAAAATCATGTAGTGAAGGCCAAGTAGAGCTAATGCTATTTACAAAAAATAAGTCCTTTATTAAAGCACTATCAGATTTAAATATTGATATTGATGAGAGTGGGCAGGTTATAGTAAATAGAAAACTATATGAGGATGGTAAGACAGTAGCCAAAGTTAATGGAAAAAATATAAGAATAAATGATTTAAAAAATTTAATGTCTCATATTGTAGATATGCATGGTCAAAATCAAAATCAGGTGCTATATAATAAAGAAAAGCATATCGAATTTTTAGATTTATTTTCAAAGGATAAAATAAAAGTTTCTATTGAAAAATATTCAAAAGAATATGATAGGTATCTTGATATAAAAGGACAAATTAAAAGTTTAAATGATAATAAGTCAGAACAAGAGCTTCAGAGAGAGATTGATTTATTAAAATTTCAAATTGAGGAAATAGAAGCTGCAAATTTGAATGAGGATAATTACCAAGATTTATTAAAGAAAAAAGATATATTTGAAAATAGTGAGAAGATTTATAAGGAACTGGCATATTGCTTTGAAATTCTACACGAAAAAGAATCTAATGCAATAGATTTGTTAGGTACGGTTAGCAACTCAACACAGAGAGTTGCTAACTTTGATGATAACTTAGGGCAAATATATGAATTAAGCGAAAGAGTAATGATAGATTCTCAGGAATTATCATACCAAATTAGGAATTATATGGAATCTTTAAATTTTGAACCATATATGTTAGAAGAAATACAGGAATCATTGGATGTTGTAAATAACCTGAGAAGAAAATACGGTGATACAATTGAAGAAATTTTTAAATACTTAGATAAAATTAAAAATAGATTAAGTGATATAGAAAATAGAACAGAAAAAAATGAAAAATTAAACAAAGAATTAATAGAACAAGAAAAAAGACTTTCAAAAGTGGCGGATCAATTGACTGTCAAAAGACAAGAAATGGCTGTTTTATTGGAAAACTCTTTAAAAGAAGAATTAATAAGTTTAAATATGAAAAATACCAGATTTAAGGTAATGTTTAATAAAATAGTATATAATGATCAAGGTCAAGATGATGTGGAGTTTTTCGTATCATTCAATATTGGAGAGAATTTAAATCCACTTAATAAGGTGGCATCAGGTGGTGAAATGTCTCGATTTGTATTGGCTTTTAAGAAAATATTATCTGATGTCGATAAAATTGAGACAATGGTATTTGATGAAATTGATATTGGTATTAGTGGAAGGGCAGCACAGATTGTTGGTGAGAAATTATCAGCAATAGCGAGAGAAAAACAGATAATATGTATAACTCATCTGCCACAAATTGCATCATTTGCAGACCAGCACTATTATATAGAAAAAAATGTGGAGAATAAAAGAACATACACAAATGTTAGTGTAATTGAAGATAGAAAACAAGAAATTGCTAGACTTATTTCAGGAAAGATTATTAGTAAAAAAACACTAGAACATGCTGATGAAATGATAAAACTAGCAAATGAAATAAAAAAGTTTGGGGGTAAATAA
- the steA gene encoding putative cytokinetic ring protein SteA, with the protein MRVEAKMRKDRKTKKLAKRIEAGQIAVINHIDLDEVAARSLVEAKVRLVINADESISGRYPNAGPEILVDNGILIIDNIGKEAFDLLEENDTILVEDGKIFKNGLQVASGLLMDKEVVVQKIKDAYDNIGEELDRFIDNTIEYAKKEKGLILGDVPIPKMSTVYDERHVLVVVRGHNYKSDLQMMLSYIEEVKPILVGVDGGADALMEFGYTPDVVVGDMDSVSDEALKAAKEIVVHAYVDGRAPGLGRVENLGLKSVVMPSPGTSEDIAMLIAYEYNAKLIVALGTHSNMIDFLEKGRKGMASTFLVRLKIGAKLVDAKGVSTLYKSRLKFKYIIALILTALFPVLIIASLSPKAQTFMQLLQLKLKLLLNI; encoded by the coding sequence ATGCGAGTAGAAGCAAAAATGAGAAAAGATAGAAAGACAAAAAAACTCGCTAAAAGAATAGAAGCTGGTCAAATAGCAGTAATAAATCATATTGACCTTGATGAAGTGGCAGCTAGATCTTTAGTAGAAGCCAAAGTTAGGTTAGTTATAAATGCAGATGAAAGTATAAGTGGGAGATATCCAAATGCAGGACCAGAAATTTTAGTAGATAATGGCATATTAATTATTGATAATATTGGTAAGGAAGCTTTTGATCTTTTGGAAGAGAACGATACTATTTTAGTAGAAGATGGAAAAATCTTTAAAAATGGATTGCAAGTAGCTAGTGGTCTTTTAATGGATAAGGAAGTCGTTGTTCAAAAAATAAAAGATGCTTACGACAATATAGGTGAGGAATTAGATAGATTTATAGACAATACAATTGAATATGCAAAAAAAGAAAAAGGTTTGATATTAGGAGATGTGCCAATACCTAAAATGTCTACAGTCTATGATGAGAGACATGTATTAGTCGTTGTAAGAGGACATAATTATAAATCAGATTTACAGATGATGCTATCTTATATTGAAGAGGTAAAGCCAATATTGGTAGGAGTTGATGGTGGTGCAGATGCTCTAATGGAATTTGGATATACGCCTGATGTAGTGGTAGGAGATATGGATAGCGTGAGTGATGAAGCTCTAAAAGCTGCAAAAGAGATAGTAGTTCATGCTTATGTGGACGGAAGAGCACCAGGTCTTGGACGCGTAGAAAATCTTGGACTAAAATCAGTAGTAATGCCATCACCAGGTACTAGTGAGGATATTGCTATGCTTATTGCATATGAATATAATGCAAAATTAATAGTTGCTCTTGGAACACATTCAAATATGATTGACTTTCTTGAAAAGGGAAGAAAAGGTATGGCTTCAACTTTCTTGGTAAGATTAAAAATAGGTGCTAAATTAGTTGATGCAAAGGGAGTATCTACACTTTACAAGAGTAGATTAAAATTCAAATACATAATAGCTTTAATATTGACAGCACTTTTCCCAGTGTTGATAATTGCTAGCCTTTCTCCAAAGGCTCAAACATTTATGCAATTATTACAATTGAAATTAAAGTTACTACTAAATATATAA
- a CDS encoding copper transporter, with amino-acid sequence MHINFKYFIVSISAIFLALGIGIFVGSNLGSNENIQKQNESIIKDIDKQISSQKEQNEAIVAENKAYNTSIDNLKSYIDQNESTLNSGRLKDKRIALISLNEKESVDTIQKSLVESGAEVSMNITLKDALLGKDTLTKVNQKLGTNLKNNNELINFIADAIRNPSKIGTLKKLEELEYVKIDKSTGDFNAINNIVLFTNSNAKVKNKFDNIEKPIVNNLRDEKRMVVVQTSASSIENIQKFNKLKVATVNNIDESSGRVALVQILLNEDENGAFGNINKDTILVPKVK; translated from the coding sequence ATGCATATTAATTTTAAATATTTTATAGTATCTATAAGTGCTATATTTTTAGCTTTGGGTATAGGTATTTTTGTTGGATCTAATCTAGGATCGAATGAAAATATACAAAAACAAAATGAATCCATCATAAAAGATATAGATAAACAGATAAGCTCACAAAAAGAGCAAAATGAGGCTATTGTTGCTGAAAATAAAGCATATAATACAAGTATTGATAATCTAAAGTCATATATTGATCAAAATGAATCAACATTAAATTCCGGACGCTTAAAGGATAAAAGAATAGCACTGATTTCTTTAAATGAAAAAGAAAGTGTAGATACTATACAGAAATCACTTGTAGAATCAGGTGCAGAAGTATCTATGAATATCACTTTAAAAGATGCTTTATTAGGAAAGGATACTTTAACAAAAGTTAACCAAAAATTAGGAACTAATTTAAAAAATAATAATGAACTTATTAACTTTATAGCTGATGCAATAAGAAATCCTAGTAAGATAGGTACGCTAAAAAAATTAGAAGAATTAGAATATGTAAAGATAGATAAATCTACAGGTGACTTTAATGCTATTAATAATATAGTATTATTTACTAATTCGAATGCAAAAGTTAAAAATAAATTTGATAATATTGAAAAACCAATTGTAAATAATTTAAGAGATGAAAAAAGAATGGTTGTTGTACAGACTAGTGCATCAAGCATTGAAAATATACAGAAATTTAATAAGTTAAAAGTAGCAACTGTAAATAATATAGATGAATCTAGTGGAAGAGTTGCTTTAGTTCAAATATTACTAAATGAAGATGAAAATGGAGCTTTTGGTAATATAAATAAGGATACAATACTAGTACCGAAAGTTAAATAG
- a CDS encoding glycosyltransferase family 2 protein, with protein sequence MFTSVIIPAYNEESRIKSTLDGIKDIEKIDEIIVVDDGSSDNTKKVLESYNCEKLKFHIQNLNKGKGRALEIGLKMLDSRAEIVVFLDGDLGSTSVEVIKIIEPVINGECDVCIAQFRPASKKGGMGFVKRLARDSVYKQTGVILNATISGQRAFKRQVIEKFESIPDGYGVEVGMTIDILKWGYRIKEVIVDMTHNETGRDLSGFIHRGKQYLHIRKIAKAKEKEWGNK encoded by the coding sequence ATGTTCACAAGTGTAATAATACCAGCCTACAATGAAGAGTCAAGAATAAAGTCTACTTTGGATGGTATAAAAGATATTGAAAAAATCGATGAAATTATAGTAGTTGATGATGGATCTAGTGATAATACAAAAAAAGTATTAGAAAGCTATAATTGCGAGAAATTAAAATTTCATATACAGAATCTAAATAAAGGCAAGGGGAGAGCTCTTGAGATAGGTCTAAAAATGTTGGATAGTAGAGCGGAAATAGTAGTATTCTTAGATGGCGATTTAGGTTCAACATCTGTAGAAGTCATAAAGATAATTGAACCAGTGATAAATGGTGAGTGCGATGTATGTATAGCTCAATTCAGACCAGCTAGTAAAAAAGGTGGAATGGGATTTGTAAAAAGGCTTGCTAGAGATTCTGTTTATAAACAAACGGGAGTTATATTAAATGCTACTATTTCAGGTCAAAGGGCATTTAAAAGACAAGTAATTGAAAAGTTTGAATCAATACCAGATGGATACGGTGTAGAAGTTGGAATGACAATTGATATATTAAAATGGGGTTATAGAATTAAAGAAGTAATAGTAGATATGACTCATAATGAAACAGGAAGAGATTTAAGTGGTTTTATACATAGAGGTAAGCAATACTTACATATTAGAAAAATCGCAAAGGCTAAAGAAAAAGAGTGGGGGAATAAATAA